In Deltaproteobacteria bacterium, one DNA window encodes the following:
- a CDS encoding amidohydrolase family protein, whose amino-acid sequence MEKYDLVIKGGLVIDPASDFEDVYNIGVREGKITTLTLNKIEGEKEIDASGLVISPGFIDVHSHVDGTNRAGEYSALMGVTTLIGGNCGTSHAVEGSDVGAFLERIDKDGFPTNHGFLIGASNLRETLGVDRYDPMEDEKIPRMVELVEEAISQGALGISFGLAYSPGTTEKELTALFRTAARHDVIVAVHPRYMGRGLPGFTLGAVAGEEELIEVAKNTGTRLQISHLGSQLGWKSRPYDAILTKGLETIESAREAGVDVTCDCHPYDAWCTAAGAAVLDHFQNPFLKEKFEKYQGVGISDIEVTSGPHKGKWLNEELFKQVRQEDPMTRVVGHMMQEDLVVRTLMNPYVMVASDCVYDDEGFPTHPRGVGTFARVLRRLVKERGVLTFKEALYKMTVQPAIRFGLDQKGRIAVGADADFTIFDFDTIEDLATYPEPDQENKGIIYVIVDGVPVVAKGKLKEVTPGRALRH is encoded by the coding sequence ATGGAAAAGTACGATTTAGTCATCAAGGGAGGGCTGGTTATAGACCCGGCCAGCGATTTTGAGGATGTTTACAATATCGGAGTCCGGGAAGGTAAAATCACGACGCTAACCCTTAATAAGATTGAAGGTGAAAAGGAGATTGACGCCTCAGGGCTCGTGATCTCACCCGGCTTTATTGATGTTCACTCTCATGTTGATGGAACAAACAGGGCGGGAGAATATAGCGCCTTGATGGGGGTTACAACACTCATTGGCGGAAACTGCGGTACATCTCACGCGGTTGAGGGGTCTGATGTGGGAGCGTTTTTAGAGCGCATTGATAAAGATGGATTCCCCACAAACCACGGTTTTCTGATTGGGGCCTCGAATTTGAGGGAAACGTTAGGGGTAGACCGCTACGACCCGATGGAGGATGAAAAGATCCCGAGGATGGTGGAACTGGTCGAGGAGGCCATATCTCAAGGCGCCCTGGGCATCTCCTTTGGCCTGGCTTACTCTCCCGGTACAACCGAAAAGGAACTTACGGCGCTTTTCAGGACAGCCGCCCGCCACGATGTGATAGTCGCCGTCCACCCCCGTTACATGGGTCGGGGATTACCCGGATTTACCTTAGGCGCCGTGGCTGGTGAGGAGGAACTTATCGAAGTTGCGAAGAATACCGGTACCAGGCTCCAGATATCCCATCTTGGGAGCCAGCTCGGTTGGAAGTCGAGACCCTACGATGCCATTTTAACCAAAGGATTGGAAACCATTGAATCAGCCAGGGAAGCAGGTGTGGATGTAACGTGTGATTGTCACCCCTATGACGCCTGGTGTACCGCTGCAGGGGCAGCCGTCCTGGACCATTTCCAAAATCCCTTTCTCAAAGAAAAATTCGAAAAATATCAGGGTGTGGGCATATCGGATATAGAGGTGACCAGCGGTCCTCATAAAGGCAAGTGGCTCAACGAGGAACTCTTCAAGCAGGTCAGGCAGGAGGACCCCATGACTCGCGTCGTCGGTCATATGATGCAGGAGGACCTGGTGGTGAGAACTTTAATGAACCCATATGTGATGGTTGCCTCGGATTGTGTTTACGATGATGAAGGATTTCCAACACATCCCCGTGGGGTGGGCACATTTGCAAGGGTGCTCAGGAGATTGGTCAAGGAACGAGGCGTTTTGACTTTCAAGGAGGCGCTTTACAAAATGACTGTTCAGCCTGCGATCAGATTTGGGCTTGATCAGAAAGGGAGAATCGCCGTGGGAGCCGACGCCGACTTCACCATCTTCGACTTTGATACCATCGAGGACCTGGCCACCTACCCGGAGCCTGACCAGGAGAACAAAGGAATAATATACGTGATTGTGGACGGAGTGCCGGTGGTGGCCAAGGGTAAACTTAAGGAGGTGACCCCGGGAAGGGCTCTTAGGCATTAA
- a CDS encoding aryldialkylphosphatase yields the protein MSYTKSQLAGQALTVLGPISVDDLGVTLSHEHCLIDITCVFVEPEEATARKLAFEPLSFKNAGYIQYHGTENRDNLLLLDEELALTEILPFKHAGGGTIVDVTNVDLARDPLALKRISNATGLNVIMGAGYYVRVGQNLEVMDKRNEEDIAEEIVRDILEGVGATGVHAGIIGEIGCSWPLEDCERKVLRAAGIAQKETGAPLNIHPGRFEDAPFEIVAILKEVGADLSHTVMDHMDRTIFDSKKLYKLADFGCYLAFDEWGSEGYYPESLSAITDIMNDTQRIAYIKDLMLKGYGSQILISHDICAKRRYMAFGGHGYNHILYNAVPAMRRRGLNEEQVNDLLIENPKRFLAFK from the coding sequence ATGAGCTACACCAAGTCTCAGCTCGCCGGTCAGGCCCTGACAGTACTGGGACCGATATCCGTGGATGACCTGGGCGTCACGCTTAGCCATGAGCACTGCCTGATTGATATAACCTGTGTATTCGTTGAACCAGAGGAGGCGACAGCCAGGAAGCTTGCCTTTGAACCGCTCTCTTTTAAAAATGCGGGCTACATTCAATACCACGGGACAGAGAACCGAGACAATTTACTACTGCTGGACGAGGAACTAGCCCTGACGGAAATTTTACCCTTTAAGCACGCTGGCGGCGGAACAATCGTTGACGTTACCAACGTTGACTTAGCCAGAGACCCGCTTGCTCTTAAGCGTATTTCCAATGCCACTGGCTTAAACGTCATCATGGGCGCCGGTTACTATGTCAGGGTGGGCCAGAATCTCGAAGTCATGGATAAACGTAACGAGGAGGACATCGCTGAAGAGATTGTAAGAGACATTTTAGAAGGGGTGGGGGCGACAGGTGTTCATGCTGGTATTATTGGTGAGATTGGCTGCTCATGGCCGTTAGAGGATTGTGAAAGGAAGGTGCTGCGGGCGGCTGGCATAGCTCAGAAAGAGACAGGAGCGCCTTTAAATATTCACCCCGGCCGCTTTGAAGACGCACCTTTCGAGATCGTTGCGATACTTAAAGAAGTGGGCGCAGATTTAAGCCATACGGTCATGGACCACATGGACCGCACCATCTTCGACTCGAAAAAACTTTACAAGCTTGCCGACTTTGGCTGTTACCTGGCTTTTGATGAATGGGGTTCTGAAGGCTATTACCCGGAATCCCTTTCTGCCATCACTGATATTATGAATGATACCCAGCGCATCGCCTATATTAAAGACCTTATGTTGAAAGGATACGGCAGCCAGATTCTTATATCTCACGATATCTGCGCTAAAAGGCGCTACATGGCCTTTGGCGGACATGGCTATAATCATATCTTGTACAATGCAGTTCCGGCTATGCGAAGGCGAGGGCTGAACGAAGAGCAGGTAAACGATCTGTTGATAGAGAACCCAAAGCGATTCCTGGCCTTCAAATAA
- a CDS encoding cyclic nucleotide-binding domain-containing protein, which yields MDASPEILRHLDFFKTFSDDEIEKILEVAEWVKAGTSERIITEGEDDLYLYLLIKGQVSVVKNNKVLAVLSAGDIFGEINALAGKPRTAHVVARDQCFCLRFDPLKINTLEPSIQLKFVKRILYTLASRLVDLDRRFVAL from the coding sequence ATGGATGCCAGTCCGGAAATATTAAGGCACCTGGATTTTTTCAAGACTTTTTCAGACGATGAGATCGAAAAAATTCTCGAGGTTGCCGAATGGGTCAAGGCCGGTACGAGCGAGCGGATCATTACCGAAGGAGAAGACGATCTCTATCTGTATTTACTCATCAAAGGCCAGGTGAGCGTGGTTAAGAACAACAAGGTTCTGGCCGTGCTGAGTGCGGGCGACATCTTTGGTGAAATCAATGCCCTGGCAGGCAAACCGCGCACCGCTCATGTGGTCGCCCGGGATCAATGCTTCTGTCTTCGTTTCGACCCCCTCAAAATCAATACCCTGGAACCCAGCATTCAGCTCAAGTTCGTGAAGAGGATCCTTTATACTCTGGCCAGCCGCCTGGTTGACCTCGACCGCCGCTTTGTTGCGCTATAA